The genomic interval TATTTAGAAGTTAGACAGCTACTGCGATAAACAGTAATCACTATCAAAGTGATTAGACGTGATATTGTTTTTTACTTTTCCCTCAGGAGTCTCGCACATTTGAGCAATTGAATATCAAAGACCGAAATTTCAATGAGCAACTTCTCGACAAATAGTAACAAGAAAAACTGGGAAAACGTATTTGTTTCCCAGCTTTATTGACTTCATATGAATGACAACGATGATGTGCTTTATTCTGCTTCTATTAAATATATCTTTTCAGTATAGCAACGCATGCTTTCAATTTTCTTCTGTAAAAATGTATGCCACTGTTCCTGATCTGCTGGATTGATATTTTTCAATAAATGGAGCGGAACTTGTAAATTCAAACAACGCCCTGCAATGTTAAAACGCGTGACGCCCGCTGGTACAGTTTGACCTCTTTGCACAACAGCTTCAATTTCACCAATTTGAAGGGGCTGATATTTCATTAATATATCATTGCTGTCGAGACACAAACAGGCGCTATGCGGAACACGTTCAACGTTGCAATTGGCACTGTAACTGTTCACAACCTTTTTCCAAACATCAAGTTTATCTGCCGTTAAATCTGCTGCATATAAATAATGTTCCGTCTGTTGATCACACATCGTAATAAAAGGTGTTTCATCACGGACTTCTGTCGTCCACGGTAATAGTTCCTCATCCGTTAGCCCCTCGCACCAAGCGCCATTAGGGATTTTATGGTACCAGCTACCAATGGAATACTGTGTGCGCTGAATCACTTGTACCGGAATAACTTCACAGCCTAACGCTTTCAAACTCATAAATCGGTGCACACCATCAATGACCATATAGCGACCAAATAATGTTTTAACGACGAGCACAGGATGACGTAAATGCTGTTCTTTAGCAATGCTCTCTTTCGTTTTTTCTAATCGACTCGGTTCAAATGCTTCGTGGAGGTCAATCTTGTCGACTGGAATGAGTTGCAATGTGTCGTAAATCTGTTTCATGATTCTCCCTCCTTTTCACGTGACCAATATACAAATTGTGGATGAGGATGGCTCAAAAAGTCGTGATGTGAAATCGACCAACCATACGCACCGGCATACGTGAAAATGATCGCATCACCTGTAGACAGCGCCGGTATATCCACCGCTTTAGCAAACACATCTTTAGGCGTACACAATTGACCGACGAGCGTAACTGCCTGTTGTTCAATCATTCTTGGTGCGACTTTATTTGCCTGTTCAGACAGAGGTAATATTTCAAATGGATGATTATGTTGCCATGAGGCAGGAAGCCTGAAATGTTGTGTGCCCCCTTTTAAAATGGCAAACCATGCGCCATGCACACGTTTAATATCCAATACTTCGGTCACGTAATAGCCGATATGTGCCACCATGTAGCGACCACATTCAAAGTTTAAGGTCATATTTTGTAACCCTTCTTCTTTAATCAAAGCGGCCAGTTCTGTCGTGAAATACGTCCAGTCAAATTGTTCATTTAAGTCAGCGTAATTCACACCAATGCCGCCACCTACGTTCAGATGTTGCAATGTAAAGCCATGTTGTGCTGCCCATGCTTTTGCCTTTTGGAAATACAACGTCATCACTTGTAAATGCAAGGCAGCATCTAAGTTGTTAGAAATCGAATGAAAGTGAAAGCCTTCTAATTGAATACGTGGCATATTTTGCGTTGCTGCAATGACAGTGTCGACTTCTGTTTCATCAATACCAAATTGTGTCGGTTGTCCTGCCATATGTAATGTCGCAGCTGGAAAAGGTCCGGCTAAATTCACTCTAAGCAGGATAGACATGGTCGCATTTTCTTGTTCAAGCAATTCGTTTAAACGCTCTAATTCATATAAACTTTCAACATGAATGCGTCGAATCCCTTGTTGAATCGCGTATTGTAAAGATTCGTCAGTCTTTCCAGGTCCACCAAAGATAACATGTGCTGCTGTCGTATGTGCCAAAGCCTTTGCAATTTCACCTTCTGACGCGACTTCGAAGCCAGCGACATGCGGCTGAATCGCGGCTAAAATCTCAGACTCACTGTTCGCTTTCATCGCATAATACATTTCACAATTGTCAGGCAGCTGTGATGTCACGGTTTCGAGATGTTGTCGTAGCGCGTCCATATCATAAATAAAATGGCAGAGTGGGTCTTGTTGTTTGAGCTGTTTAACTAATGTATGAATCGCCGTCATGTCCCGTCACCTCTTTCAACTGTGCTAAATTGTGTTTTAAATGACGATACAGTTTCCCTCGGTCATCGCCCATGAGAAAACATTGGACGCCTTGTTGTTGCCATCGTTGAACTTGTTGGTCATCTCGCGGTAAAGCACAAAACTGTTTACCTGCAGTTGTCGTTGTCGTGTATACATGCTGAAGCGCTTGTTGAACTTGATCATGGCTCGTTTCCCAAGGGATGCCGAGCGATTGTGATAAGTCAGCCGCACCTTCAATGACCATATCCAAACCTTCTACTTGTACAATTTCATCAATCGCGCGGACCCCTTGCATATTTTCTATCATTGCGATGACACATATCGATGCGTTCGCTTCAGCCATTGCTTCTTTTAAAGGAATCTCGCCAAATCGTGCGACGCGTCCGCCATTCAAACTGCGCATACCTTCTGGATAATAACGACTTAACTTCACAATCCGTTCTGCTGTTTCGCGGTCATTCACATGTGGGACAACAATCCCTTTTGCACCCATGTCCAACACTTTAATGATGTCGCGTTCAATTGCAGCTGTAACGCGGACAATCGGAATAATATTGGATGTCTCCGCAGCACGAATCATATGTGCTAACGTTTCGTCGTTGATTGAGACATGTTCTGTATCAATAACGACAAAATCATAGCCACTTGCAGCAATGATTTCGATGACGAGTGGATCCGGAATCGAATTCATCAATCCATACTGTACTTTTCCTTCTGCTAAGTTACGTTTCAGTGACAATGGTTTCATGCTTCAGACCTCCTCAATGGATTGCGTACTTCGTGAAGACGTAATGCCACATCTTCGCGTAAACGGCGTGTCGTCAGTTTTTCCACTTGAATGGTCGGTACGAATAAATCAAAGTGACGATAATTCTCAAGGTCTGGGAATTGATGTTGATACTGTTCAATGACTGTGCGTACCATTTCCCACTGTTCTGACGCTTTTATCTCATATTGATGTGCAACAAAGTCAATGATTTCTGCAATATTAATAAAGAAAAAGGCGTCATGTAAAAAATCACGGACGAGATCTACATCTTCTGTTTCGATAAATGAGTTTTGGTTCACTTTACGATGCGCTTCAGGTGTGTCACGTAATTGCGGGTTTTGGGCACTCTCACTTAACAAGATCGGATTAAAGCGAACCCCGTCATGGAAGTCTTTCAATGCAATACGTGTCGGCCAACCCTCTTCATGAATCAACATCATATTTTGCGCGTGTGACTCAAACGCAATGCCATGGTAATACAACATATGGATCATCGGCGTCACTGCGACACTTAAAAATTGTGCCATCCACTCTTCTGCACCATATTTGGACAGCCATGCATCAATGAGTGGTCGGTTGTCAGCGTCCACTGAATATAAAGCATTAAATGGAATAGCTGACTCATGCGATGCTAAATAATGATGAATATTTTCTCGCCAAATGACACCGAGTGCACCGTAAATACGTTGTTGTTTCACCTCGGACAAGGTCGGATTGTGATATGCATGGCCTAACACTTCACCTAGAAATACTGTCTTTAAATCTTGTTGTAAATACGTATCTTTTGACTGAATACGTTTTAACCAATCCGTAATTTGTGCCGCATTTTCAATCGTGTGCGGGGCTAACACACGTTTCGTTGATGTATTCGTAATACTTATCGGTGTTTTCAAATAATATTTGTTACGATCGGTCGGTGTGAGTGTTCGAATAGACTGTTGCGGCACATACATTTCGTCACTTGTTCCGAGCCATAACATCTCTCCATGCATCCATGCTTCCGCAAATTCCACTTGAATGATATGTTCAAACTGCCACGGGTGTACCGGGATGAGCACCATCGTTTCAAGTGAATGCCCATGTTGTTGGAGTGTCTTTTCAAATGCTGCCAACGTCTCTGCACCGAGCTGGCGTTGAAGCAATGCAACTGTATCGACACTCGTGGATACCGTCGTCTCCACATAATCAGGTGCAATCGCAATCCACTGCAGTTGAAATGACGGTCGGAAATCCGGACCATAGCGGGCATTGTCGTCCAATGTAAAACCGAGACGTGATTTATAACTCGGGTGATACATATGGCCTTCTATGGCATACGCTTCATAATCATCAAATGTCGTTAATGGCATAGATGATTGCTGTGCACGATAACGTTGCGCTTGCGTATCTTTAAGTTCGGTTTGTAACAATTCGACGATAAAGTCTTCTAGTTTTTGTTCATCTTTATCAAATGTAAAACGAACCTCTCGTAACAGTTGCACATAGTCGAGAGTAACCGCTTCTTCCTCACCTGCAATACGCCAAACTGGAGAGATGAGCCTGAGTCGTTCAAAACTCTCGGACTGTTGCAGTTGCACACGATACGTCGCGGCTTCACCCTCAATATCGTACGTATCACACCCGTCATCATCGAGCGGTGTCTGTTCATAACGCACCACGTCTTCATATATGAGTGACGTTACCAACTGTTCCATGATACGTTGCCTCACTTGTTCAATCAGATGTTTCATAAATACTGTCCTCCTCCTGACTTATCGGGTTAGGAATTTTAATATAAATCGGGTCTTCACCACGTTCTTGTAATTTACTCATCAAATTCGCCTTCGCAGCAAATGTCGGATTATAACGTAAATCTTCCAAACATTGCATTAATACATCATGACCTTGTACACGTTCTTGCCACGTTTCCAATGTACGATTGACTGTTTGCCATAACATCTCTTCATCACCCGTTGCTTTTCCTAACGTAGAAACGAGATGGCCCAAATGGTTCACAATGACATAATATTTAAAACGGTGCCATGCTTCATGATGCGTATACACAACTGGACTGTCTGCACTCATTTGATGCGGAATCATCCCTTGTGCTGTGGCAATACGTTCAGAAACACAAATGCCTTCTAAATCGCGCACATAACAAATCGCTGGACGTCCATCTTTTAGCGCAATAAGTGTATTTTGGACGTGTGCTTCGAGACTAATCCCAGTGTGTGCAAATAATTCCAACATCGGCCAAATGACTTGATTTAAATACAATGTCAGCCAATCTTCACGAGATAATCCACTACGCAACCAAGCTTGACCTAATTTTGACGTCGGCTCATCTGGCATCGTTTCAAATAAGCTTGCTAAGACGTGAATTTCTTCTAATGATTCGTACTGTTCAATCCCTTCACGCACAATCATCGCACTATTGGCTAAAATATCTGTCGCAACATCATTGTCTATTTGTAATGCGCGGTAGCCTTGTTCAAACATTAGTTTAAATGTTGCCGTTTCATATTCTGGCTTAATCGCTGCTACAATTTCTGCCGCATCCAACGTTCTTTCAATTTGTTCGAAGTCATTTGTTCTCACAAAATTCGTTATTTTAACTTGAACCGGCAACTTCAAATAAATATTCAACGCTTTTACGAATACTGTTCGCACAGATGACGTCGGATAAACGACATGGCCACGTTGTCCCAAGTCTTGAATCGTGCCATTTGCAATATGTTGCTGAATCGTCGGCTGTTGTTTGAGCACTTCAATTTGATAAGGATGAACTGGCAATAAACGATATGTTGCGGTATATTCATCTTCCTCGATTTGTGCAAGTTGACGCAAAGTTTCATCAACACGTGCTTCGTAATTAGGAACATAACGTTCGACTAATAAAGCTGGATCCACCGCTAAGTAGTGCAATTGGAACGCAACATGACATTCAGGTGCATACTGTTCGATATCTTCATCAGTAAAACCTGTAGCACTTTTCGGCGTCGGATGAAAAGGATGGCCAAGATAAAGTGATTGTTCTGATGCGATATAATGATTCTGATGGGGTGGTGCATGACGTCTTGCTTGATCGAGATAACGTGTTGTTCGTGAGATACTGTTACGTATATCTTGATAAACCGCTTCTACTATCGTTGTCTCAGTCGGCGAAGTTTCATCGTACGCAATCGCTTCAAGTAAATATCGAATCGTCTCAAGTGGTGTCAGTTGCGACACATGGCCGATGCTTTCTAAGTAAACGACTGAATCATACATGTGATGACCCATCGATGAGACATAGCGCAACTTTCCACGTAACGTCAAATCATCTTTTAAAGCCACTTGCCACTGAGATGACCCTTCTCTTTTCGGACTACAGCCTTTTTCTCTAAAATAAATATTGAGTAGTCGTTCTAATGCAGCATGTTCCGCGCATTTGTTCATCTTAAAGTTTTGCACGTTGCTCTTTAACCTCCCAAAAACCCGTCAATATTGGGTTAATTTTTTGATTTTTAATATGTGACGTCCATAATAGCGTGCTACTGAATGCGAAAATAACGCCCATTAGGATAAATGTTGTCGTCGGTGCGGTATAACTCGTCACCATTGCACCACTCAAACTACCGACGATTTGCCCGACCACTAAGAAACTATTCGTTGAGCCTACAAATGTCGCTTTCAGTTGGTGATGACTCGCATTCACAACGACAAACATGACACTTTGAATGAGCGCACTATAAGTTAAACCTTGTAACACACGTGCGATACCCAACATCCACAAGTCTGTCGCCACACCTTGCCAAAGTACACTCATACCACATAAAATACTCGCAATAATATATACATTTTTGACATAAGCTTTATCATTGAAGTAACCCCAAAAAGGCGCACTCATCATCGAAGCCGTCCAAAACGCTGACTGTAAAATCCCGACTGCCGCACGATCATCAATGTGAACATGATTGACGGTGCTCACTAATGGGGCCAAAGCAGTCATCATGCCATACATCGCAAAATTCGCTAATACGCCGACGATAATGAAACGACAAGTCAGTTGGGTACACAACAAACATTTCATCGATTGTCGAACACTTTTCTTAACTAGTGGCTGTTCTGTATTCGCGTACGTATGTGTTGTTTCAATTAAGAAAAAGACACCCAGAATACTCATCAACAAAGTGATAAGACCTATCAAGAATAAGAGCGCTTGAAAACCGAGCACCGTCGCGAGCACACCGCCGATCAGTGGACCCACGAGAGAGCCGGCACTCACAGCACTTTGTAATTTACCGAGTACCGCACCACGCTCAGATTCCGGGGCTTCACCACTTGCAAATGCACTCGAAGCTTCGACGACACCGCCAAATAAACCTTGCAATAAGCGTACGAGAACAAATTGAAACGGTGTCGTACAAAAAGCCATTAATAAGAGACATAGCCCTAAGCCGAACAATGCACGCAAAACCATCCATTTTCGGCTCAGTCGGTCACCGAGCTTTCCCCATAATGGAGAAGCTAACATCGTTGTAATCGCAGGCGCCGCAATGGCAATCCCACTCCACAACTGAATTTCAAAAACGGTCAACTGTTTCAAAGACGCCATATAGATTGGAAGTAATGGAACTAAAACGGTCAGCCCCGCTATGGCCATAAACTGACCGAGCCATAGCGTTCTGAAATTACGTCGCCACGTTTGTTCTATGGTCATCTGTCCCTTTCATTGGATTTGGTACACGACCAATACTCGATGGCATACTTCCACCACCGTCACCACGCTGATGTAACAATGGCAGTAAAATGCGTTTGAATGGCCATGTTTCGTGCGTAAAAATAATGCGTTCCACTTTTTCGGACGTCCCCGGCAACCAATCTACTGTGTCGATGTGACGTTGCGTCGCTTGTCTCAACTGTGTCATCAATTCCGTTTCAGATACTTTAAATACATCGACTAAAGCATCGACAATCGCATACAAATTGACACTCACTGCTAACGTTTGAAAATAAGCAAAAAATGTTTCGATATCTTCATTCAATAGTGTGTTCGGCGTATCTTTTCTCACCGCATAATTCGGCAGTTCAAAACCTTGCGCTGTTAACCACTCAGGGAAAATGCGGACGGTATCATGATCACGCAATACAAATTCAGTCACACGCCCTTCTCGAAAAACAACTAACACATTTTGACCGTGCAGTTCAGGCAACACACCGTATTTCATCAATGAGAGTGTCATCTTTAAAAATGCATCGCTCATTTGCTCAAATAATGCAGTGATTTGTTCGGTCGTTGGATTGTCAGTCTCTAAAATGCGTTTATAGAGTGTCGGTTCATGTGCCGCGAGTGCCGCCATCGAAGTGAGGATTTGTGCATCTTTTACTGACTCAGGGTAATGACGTAACTGCATGGTGAGGTGTCCCGATTGATCTTGAAAAGTATCTTGTGCTTCATTCATGTATGACCACCACACCGTTTCGTCACACAACTTCACACGACCGTTCAATGACGTATCTTGGGCGATAATGTCACGCAATAACGCTTCTCCGGCTTCTCCATTTTTCATGTAACGTGTCGGCGTCAGTCTCAGCGCACCCAGTGATTGCATTGAAAACGGCACTTTCAGATGCGTGAATGGCGCGTCTATTGGTATCAATGTTCGCATAGATGAAGAAGAGAGATATTGTCCCATCGTCACATCAAGCAAGACGACGATATCTTGTTTGATCTCTGCACTAAATTGAATCGGTAAGACATGTTCATATTGCCAAGGATGTACCGGAAAAATGATATAGTCCGCGGTGTCATAACCTTTCTCAATCAGTGCTTGTTGACATCGAGACAAAGTGTCACCCCAAAACTGCGCGTACTGTTCGTCTGTCACGCCTTTACCTTTTATTAAGTGTGACTTTTGAATCGCAACGGTCTGAATAGCTAATGGTTGATGATATTCCGCTTGATACAGTGCATAATCTTTTGCTGACAACCCTCTTTTTTCTTTTGCGACTGGATGAAAAGGTCTGTCTTTCAAACTGGCAAGCTGTTCTGACAAGACGAATGGATGTTCTGAAGCTTTAAACCCATCATATTGTGCTGTTAACTCGGTCACAGCTGTCTCCAATCCCTCTGCAAAGCGCGCATGTGCCCACTCAGTCGCTAAATCTGCATTCATTGTGACAAATAATTCCCACAATTCATGCACTGTCAAAGGCATACACGTTTTACTTTCAATGTGAAACACTGCCTCTCCATTGAAGCGATACACATTCAGACCACTAAAATAAACCGGAATGAGCAACACAATCCCCTTTTTCTCATAACGTAAATACGCCTGTTGCTGTATCATTAATCGTTCACTCGTCGATGCAATGCCACCTAAATCTTCAAATAATAACGCATCCACAAGGTCTTGTAATATGTATTGTTGTGCACGCGTTACATTGTGTTCGTGTTCGCTTACCATATATGCCACTCCTAATAAAGACTTAATGTTGTGCCTATATTTTCAGCTTGCGCACGTTGATAAATGAAGTACGCACTCGCAATGTCTTCAATCGCCATGCCCATTGGATTCAACAAAATAATCTCATCGTCATGTTCACGTCCGACCTTCTCACCTGTCACAAGTTGTCCGAGTTCAGCGTGCAACTGCTCTCGACTAAATAGGCCGTCTTGAACAAGTTGATGTATCGTTTTCTTTTCGCGATTACTTTGTGACCAATCATCTACAACGACTTTATCTGCTTTAATGAACACTTCTTTATGCACATCCATAATCGAAATGTTGCTTACAAATGCGCCTTGACGTAACCAGTCGTATTCGATGTACGGTTGATCCGTCACTGTACATGGAATAACGACATCACCATTTTCAACTGCTTCACGTGCAGATTGGGCTTGAACCCATGTGATATCTGGTCTTTGTGCGGACCATTTTTCAATCATTTTTTGTGATGCTGCTTCAAATTGATCATATAAATAAACATTTTGTATATGATTGAACTGTTCAAGCATCGTTTGGAGCTGTTTATCACCAATCAAGCCGCAACCGATAATCGTTAAGTTTTCAAAACCTGGTCGCGCCAAGTGACGTGCCGCAATCGCTGAAACGGCTGCTGTACGCATACTACTGATTAAACTTGCTTCCATTACAGCAATCGGGTAATTCGTTTCTGGATCATTTAAAATAATGACGGCACTGGCACGTTCAATTTGACGTTTTGAAGGGTTGTCGTGTTTACTACCAATCCACTTAATTCCTGACACTGAATGATTACCACCGATATGACTTGGCATCGCAATAATGCGGTCGGCGATATGACCATTTTCAGCATCTTGACGTAAATAAGGTTTCAACGGTTGGACGAAATCTTGATTCGCATGTGCGGTTAATGCTTCTGTTAATGCATCGACATAAATTTGTGACTGTGCTCCTCCTGCTTGTTCAATGTCCGTACGATTTAAATACAATAATGGATGTTTCATATTAATAAGTCTCACTTTCTTGTTTATTTTTTAATTGCTCGAACCACTTTTCTGAATACACTAAATCTAAATAGCGATCGCCTCTATCCGGCAAAATCGTCACAATGGTGGCACCAGGCTCAACTTTTTGTGTAAGTTGTTGAATGGCACTGATAATCGCACCTGTCGAACCACCTGCAAAAATCCCTTCTTGATCCACTAATTGATGACACCCTAATGCAGACTGATAATCGTCAATATGTATCACGTCATCAATTTCAGCCGCATTCAAGATTTCTGGCACACGACTGGCACCAATACCAGGCAATTCACGATCACATGGCGTATCACCAAAAATAATCGACCCTTTCGCATCCACGGCTACAATTTGCGCATTCGGATGATGCTCTTTAATTTTGCGGCTCATTCCCATAATGCTACCTGTCGTACTTACGGGAGCAACGAAATAGTCAATCGGCTCTTTCACTGCTTCGACAATTTCTGTACCGGCACCGTGGTAATGCGCCTGCCAATTTAAATCATTCGCATATTGATTAATCCAATACGCATTTTCTGTTTCTTCTAACAATGTTTTTACACGCTGAATACGTGTCATCAAATAGCCACCATGTTCATCTGGTTCATCGACCATTTCGATATTGGCACCGTAACTTTCAATCATTTTCAAATTCGTCGGTGAAATTTTAGGATCGACCACACATGTCAGCTTTAATCCTTTAATTTTTGCAATCATCGCTAATGCAATGCCGAGATTGCCTGATGTACTTTCTATTAAATGCGTCGACGCGTTGATTTCTCCAGTCGCTAACCCACGCTCTATAATAAATTGGGCTGGACGATCCTTCATACTGCCACCCGGATTCATATATTCCAATTTCGCTAAAATACGATGTTCAGGAAATAACCGTTGCAGTTGTACGATAGGCGTCTGGCCAATACAAGATAATAACGAATCATATGTTGCTTCATTTTTAACCAAAAACGACGACCTCCTTGTATCGAATTGAGATTAAACGATTATTATTGAGAATGATTCTCATTATCGTTTATGGTGGCATTATATTGATATTCAATTTATAAGTCAAACATTTATAACTTTTGTTAAAAAGATAAAATTATTATTGACTTATGGTTTGAAATTCGACATACTTTAATTGATAATGATTCTCATTATTTTTGAAAATACCGATGATACATAGGAGGAAATTTAGTCTCATGAATAAACTTTTACAGCTACTCGTTTTACCTTTAGTCTTATTACTTGTCTTATCTGCGTGTGGCAATTCAAGTAACAAAGAAGAGTCAGGAAAGAAAGCAGATACAACAACAATTAAACACACAATGGGAACGACTGAAATCAAAGGCGAACCTAAACGTGTTGTAACTTTATATCAAGGCGCAACGGATGTCGCAGTTTCATTAGGTGTTAAACCAGTGGGCGCAGTAGAATCTTGGACACAAGCACCACAATTTGAATACCTTAGAGATGATTTGAAAGACACGAAAAATGTCGGTCAAGAACCTACGCCGAACTTAGAAGAAATCTCAAAATTAAAACCTGATCTCATCGTTGCTTCTAAAGTGAGAAACGAAAAAGTGTATGATCAATTGTCAAAAATCGCACCAACGATTACGACAGATACAGTTTATAAATTTAAAGATACAACTGAAATGATGGGGAAAGCTTTAGGGAAAGAAAGAGAAGCACAATCATTACTTAAAAAATATGACGATAAAGTCAAAACATTCCAAAAAGATGCTAAAGCAAAATACGGCGATGCATGGCCTATTTCAGCTTCTGTTGTGAACTTCCGTGCTGACCAAACACGTATTTATGCAGGTGGTTATGCTGGAGATATTTTACAAGATTTAGGATTCAAACGTCCTGAGGCACAACAAAAAGAAGTGGATAAAGGGAAAGACATTATTCAATTGACTTCAAAAGAAAGTATTCCGTTGATGGATGCTGATCAAATCTTCATTTTCAAATCAGATCCTAAAGCCGCAGATGCCGACCTTGTACAAAAAACAGAACAAGAATGGACATCCAGCACAGAATGGAAAAACTTAGACGCTGTGAAAAAAGGACATGTCGTTGATGGTGTAGACGAAATCACTTGGAACTTAGCAGGTGGTTACCAATCTTCACTTAAATTGATTGACGATTTATACGAAAAACTCGATATTAAAAAGCAATAACATAAGGAGTTACATTATGTCGCTTAAACCGATACACCACTTATTTATCGCAAGTGTATGTCTTGTCATTGTATCGTTTTTAAGCCTAATGATTGGAAACACGCTTGTATCACTGCCTCAGTTGATACAGGCGTTGTTCCACTTTGACGGCCAAAACGATATCCATACGCTTGTGACAGGTTCACGTGCTTCGCGAACAATCATCGCTCTACTTACAGGTGCCGCCCTCGCAGT from Staphylococcus sp. MI 10-1553 carries:
- the sbnC gene encoding staphyloferrin B biosynthesis protein SbnC; the protein is MVSEHEHNVTRAQQYILQDLVDALLFEDLGGIASTSERLMIQQQAYLRYEKKGIVLLIPVYFSGLNVYRFNGEAVFHIESKTCMPLTVHELWELFVTMNADLATEWAHARFAEGLETAVTELTAQYDGFKASEHPFVLSEQLASLKDRPFHPVAKEKRGLSAKDYALYQAEYHQPLAIQTVAIQKSHLIKGKGVTDEQYAQFWGDTLSRCQQALIEKGYDTADYIIFPVHPWQYEHVLPIQFSAEIKQDIVVLLDVTMGQYLSSSSMRTLIPIDAPFTHLKVPFSMQSLGALRLTPTRYMKNGEAGEALLRDIIAQDTSLNGRVKLCDETVWWSYMNEAQDTFQDQSGHLTMQLRHYPESVKDAQILTSMAALAAHEPTLYKRILETDNPTTEQITALFEQMSDAFLKMTLSLMKYGVLPELHGQNVLVVFREGRVTEFVLRDHDTVRIFPEWLTAQGFELPNYAVRKDTPNTLLNEDIETFFAYFQTLAVSVNLYAIVDALVDVFKVSETELMTQLRQATQRHIDTVDWLPGTSEKVERIIFTHETWPFKRILLPLLHQRGDGGGSMPSSIGRVPNPMKGTDDHRTNVAT
- the sbnB gene encoding 2,3-diaminopropionate biosynthesis protein SbnB, translating into MKHPLLYLNRTDIEQAGGAQSQIYVDALTEALTAHANQDFVQPLKPYLRQDAENGHIADRIIAMPSHIGGNHSVSGIKWIGSKHDNPSKRQIERASAVIILNDPETNYPIAVMEASLISSMRTAAVSAIAARHLARPGFENLTIIGCGLIGDKQLQTMLEQFNHIQNVYLYDQFEAASQKMIEKWSAQRPDITWVQAQSAREAVENGDVVIPCTVTDQPYIEYDWLRQGAFVSNISIMDVHKEVFIKADKVVVDDWSQSNREKKTIHQLVQDGLFSREQLHAELGQLVTGEKVGREHDDEIILLNPMGMAIEDIASAYFIYQRAQAENIGTTLSLY
- the sbnA gene encoding 2,3-diaminopropionate biosynthesis protein SbnA, giving the protein MVKNEATYDSLLSCIGQTPIVQLQRLFPEHRILAKLEYMNPGGSMKDRPAQFIIERGLATGEINASTHLIESTSGNLGIALAMIAKIKGLKLTCVVDPKISPTNLKMIESYGANIEMVDEPDEHGGYLMTRIQRVKTLLEETENAYWINQYANDLNWQAHYHGAGTEIVEAVKEPIDYFVAPVSTTGSIMGMSRKIKEHHPNAQIVAVDAKGSIIFGDTPCDRELPGIGASRVPEILNAAEIDDVIHIDDYQSALGCHQLVDQEGIFAGGSTGAIISAIQQLTQKVEPGATIVTILPDRGDRYLDLVYSEKWFEQLKNKQESETY
- a CDS encoding ABC transporter substrate-binding protein, whose product is MNKLLQLLVLPLVLLLVLSACGNSSNKEESGKKADTTTIKHTMGTTEIKGEPKRVVTLYQGATDVAVSLGVKPVGAVESWTQAPQFEYLRDDLKDTKNVGQEPTPNLEEISKLKPDLIVASKVRNEKVYDQLSKIAPTITTDTVYKFKDTTEMMGKALGKEREAQSLLKKYDDKVKTFQKDAKAKYGDAWPISASVVNFRADQTRIYAGGYAGDILQDLGFKRPEAQQKEVDKGKDIIQLTSKESIPLMDADQIFIFKSDPKAADADLVQKTEQEWTSSTEWKNLDAVKKGHVVDGVDEITWNLAGGYQSSLKLIDDLYEKLDIKKQ